The following are encoded together in the Labeo rohita strain BAU-BD-2019 chromosome 17, IGBB_LRoh.1.0, whole genome shotgun sequence genome:
- the insm1b gene encoding insulinoma-associated protein 1b, giving the protein MPKGFLVKRNKKAALVSYRIRSDEDGGAAPECRIAQIASSPPAPSASKPDSITSAFPSDGAEAPVPVHSAKPVQFGNPETVYQALYSPTRPISKEHDRKYFERSLNLGSPVSAESFPTPASLTSLDHHHLLFAPVDLKIGTSNSNRSGTAPAIRTGAKRPSSDAAEQRKSSKSAKKPKAIRKLNFEDEVTTSPVLGLKIKEGPVELKPRAASGSTNKPLGEFICQLCKEEYSDPFSLAQHKCSRIVRVEYRCPECEKVFSCPANLASHRRWHKPRVPSAPKQALQPAKPFPEEFPCSDRDSPSPGLSESGSDDGLYDCQHCGKRFKRQAYLRKHILGHQAQIQNQILGEAFRTAESPDIVPSEDSQSPGPLNLSPADCIACPACGEKLPNRASLERHLRLLHDDSQAFPCKFCPATFYSSPGLTRHINKCHPTENRQVILLQMPVRNAC; this is encoded by the coding sequence ATGCCCAAAGGATTCCTGGTGAAAAGGAACAAGAAAGCAGCGCTCGTTTCGTACCGGATACGCTCGGATGAGGACGGAGGAGCCGCTCCAGAATGTCGGATCGCGCAGATTGCGTCGTCTCCACCCGCGCCCAGCGCCTCCAAGCCGGACAGCATCACCTCGGCGTTCCCGTCGGACGGAGCGGAGGCGCCGGTGCCGGTCCACAGCGCCAAGCCGGTGCAGTTCGGCAACCCGGAGACAGTGTACCAAGCCCTGTACAGCCCCACCCGGCCCATCAGCAAGGAGCACGACAGGAAATATTTCGAGAGGAGTCTCAATCTCGGCTCGCCCGTCTCTGCCGAGTCGTTCCCGACTCCCGCCTCTCTCACCAGCCTGGACCATCATCATCTTCTGTTCGCGCCGGTCGACTTGAAAATCGGCACCAGCAACAGCAACCGGAGCGGCACGGCGCCCGCCATCCGAACCGGCGCCAAAAGACCTTCCTCTGACGCCGCCGAGCAGCGTAAAAGCAGCAAAAGCGCCAAGAAACCCAAAGCCATACGCAAACTCAACTTCGAGGACGAGGTGACCACGTCCCCGGTGCTGGGCCTGAAAATCAAAGAGGGGCCCGTGGAGCTGAAGCCCCGAGCGGCCTCGGGCAGCACCAACAAGCCCCTGGGGGAGTTCATCTGCCAGCTTTGCAAAGAAGAATACTCGGACCCGTTCTCTCTGGCACAGCACAAGTGCTCTCGCATAGTGCGGGTGGAGTACAGGTGTCCCGAGTGCGAGAAGGTCTTCAGCTGTCCGGCAAATCTGGCCTCCCACCGGCGTTGGCACAAACCGCGCGTGCCGAGCGCGCCCAAACAAGCCCTCCAGCCCGCCAAACCTTTCCCCGAGGAGTTCCCATGCAGCGACAGAGACTCCCCGAGTCCGGGTCTGTCAGAATCCGGCTCCGACGACGGGCTCTATGACTGCCAGCACTGCGGGAAGAGATTCAAGCGCCAAGCCTACCTGAGGAAGCACATCCTGGGACACCAAGCGCAAATCCAAAATCAAATCCTCGGAGAGGCTTTCCGCACCGCAGAGAGCCCCGACATCGTGCCCTCGGAGGACAGCCAAAGCCCGGGTCCGCTCAATCTAAGCCCCGCGGACTGTATCGCGTGTCCCGCTTGCGGAGAGAAGCTGCCCAACCGGGCGAGCCTGGAGCGACACCTGCGCCTCCTGCACGACGACTCCCAGGCGTTTCCCTGCAAGTTCTGCCCCGCCACTTTCTACAGCTCGCCGGGTCTCACTAGGCACATCAACAAATGCCACCCCACCGAAAACAGGCAAGTCATCCTTCTCCAGATGCCCGTGCGCAACGCCTGCTGA